The DNA window ATTGTAGCCTGCAACTTTCAACTTTAAACTCCAAACTCCAAACTCCAAACTCCAAACTCCAAACCATAAACTTTAAACCCCAAACCTCTACCGCATTGCGGCTAAAATTCGTTCCGGACTAATTGGCATTTGGTTCACTCGGGCACCGCAGGCGTCGAATACTGCATTGGCAATAGCACCTCCTACACAAATGATCGCGGGTTCACCTCCGCCTTCAGGTTTGGCCTCTTTTTTATCAACGAAAACACAAGTAATAGGTGGGGTTTTCGAAAAACGGGTAATTTCATAATTGCCGAAACCAGTAGTTTTTAAGTCCCCACCTTCAAAGGCAATATCCTCATAGAGGGCATACCCTAAGCCCATCGTAAGCCCGCCTTCGGTTTGAATTGTTGCGCCATGCGGATTGATCACTTGTCCCATATCTTGAGCACAGACCATTCGAATCGGCTGCACAACCCCTGTCGCTTTATCGACAAAAACTTCGGCAATTAAGGCCACGCAAGTACCGGCATCTTCCCCGAGAGCTATCCCATATCCATGGCTTGGTTTTTTAGGTTTATCCCAGCCAAAAGTTTTGGCAGCCAAGGTTAAAGTTGCCGACATTCTTTCATTATTCAAATTGTTCAAGCGAAATTGCAAAGGATCAACACCTATTTTATGCGCAGTCACATCAATATGCGATTCTCTAGCAAAAGTGGTGGAATTATTTCCTGGTGCCCTCCAAGCCCCCACATCGAAAGGATGCGCCTTTTTATCATCGAACATGCGCGTGCGATTGTGCTCCACCTCATAAAACAATGAAGTACCTCTTGTACCAGCGCAATAAATATCAAAATTCCATAATTTCAATTTACCATTACGGTCCACGCCCGAACGGACTTTCATCAAAGCGGCGGGGCGAAAGCCTACCAGCATAAATTCTTCGCGTCTTGACCAAATCAATTGTACCGGTTTTCCGCAAATCTTGGCGATTCTAGCAGCTTCTACGGCTTGATTGTCACTAATTTTACCACCAAAACCACCCCCCAAAAGGATTTGTTTGACGTGCACTTTTTCTAATTCTACATTCAAGGCTTTGGCGATATGTTTGCGCGTACCAAAAGGAGTCTGAGTAGAAGCCCAAATCGTCAGTTTGTCTCCTTCAAAATAGCAGGTAGCGCAATGGGTTTCCATCGAAGCATGGGCTTTATAGCCATCATAATAATCGGCTTCGATAACCGTCTCCGACAGCGTTTTGCCGGTGGCCAAGTCGCCTCCTTCTTGATGAATCTTAGATGTTTGGATGGTATTCTCTAAATGTTTAAAAATAGTATCCTGATTGACATTGATTTTTGGAGATTCCCATTTGACTTTTACGGTCTGCGCGGCAGCGTAAGCCATTTCAGAATTAGAATGAATCACAGCCACCAGATTGCCATCCTCAAGTAACTGTGCTCCCTCAAAATCGGCAAGTTTAGAAGCATCTAAACTGATTTTTTTAGAACGAAAAACAGCAGGTCGAACGATGCGTGCATAAACCATCCCGGGTAATTTGATGTCACCACTGTATTTTGCTTTTCCACTAACCTTCGACTCCGCGTCCAACCGGACAATCGAAGTTCCGATAACTTTAAAATCCTTAGCTTTTTTGAGAACCGGTTTGTCGCTAAGTTTTTCAATAATCTTTTGACCTTTGGTGAGTGCTGCATAAGATATTTTTTTCGAAGGCTCATTTTTAACATAAACAATGCCTTCTTTTACCTCAAGCAATTCAGGAGCCACCTTCAACTGTGCCGCAGCAAGACCGATCAAGACGATTCTCGCTTCGGCAGCGGCAGCTCGCAAAACAGGATCGACAAAACGAGTGGTCATCGAACCCCAAGTACCTTCATCGTAAGGACACAACTCGGTATCGCCCATAACCATATCAATTGAATAAACAGACACTTCCAATTCTTCGGCTACGGCTTGCGCTAAAGAGGTGCCAACGCCTTGTCCCATTTCAATTTTTCCGGTATAACAATCCACACGACCATCTTCTTTAACTCTCAAATAAGCATTAAAATTCAACACTTCTGCCGCTGGATTGTTCGCCCAACCGTCGAGGATAGACCATTGACCAATAGTAAAAGTTACAATGATGCCGCCACCCAATTTTTTCAAAAAACCACGTCGGCTTTCGAGTAGTGCTGTAGCCATTTCACTTGTAATAACATCGTTTTTCATAGCTTCGGTTTTTTAGACATTTCTTGGGCTGCAGTGGCAATAGCATCTAAAATGCGATTGTAGGAACCGCATCGGCATAAATTTTCTTCCATACCGTTGATGATTTCGGTGCGACTCGGTTTTGGATTTCGCAATAATAAGCCGTAAGCATTCATAATCATCCCCGGCGTACAGAAACCACATTGCATCGAATCGTGCGTGATAAAGGCTTTTTGAATAGGGTGTAGGCTGCCATTTTCACTCATCCCTTCAATCGAGATAATCGCTGCTCCAGCCACATCTTCCACAGCAACCATGCACGACCGTATCGCTTTGTTATCAATCAAAACGGTACAGGCACCGCATTCTCCCTGCCCACATCCGAATTTAGTACCTGTTAAATCCAAATATTCTCTGAGTACGGTCAATAGCGAATCCGTTCCGTTTGCCGTCACGGTGACCGTTTCTCGGTTTAGCGTAAAACTTATTTTTTGTTTCATTTTTTATGTTTTTTACCCTTGGGTGAAATTCATTTTTTACAATGCCATTAAAAAAAGTAAAACCAATTGACGTTTTTTTTGAATAGTAGCACAGTTAATGACCTACTTTAAATATTGATGTAGTTATTTTAGAAAAAGTAGTATCTATTTTGTCTTCCTAATTTTTGCAAACCAGTGAAGTACTTTTGATTTTTTGTATGTATTCTTCAACCTAAGAAAGATAAAATCGAAATTTTGTCGGTGGTCAAAAAGACGGTTCTTTATGCTGGTTCCTTTTGCTATCTGCTGTTGTATTTGCGATGCTGCTGAGGCAGAAAGACCTGTTGTAACTTGTATAGCTAATAGTCGATTTTTTCTGTTTAGTTTATTTTGACTACTAAACAAATATATGAAAAAAAGTGAAAATTATAAACGAATCTTTTATTCAAAAATAATTTTTGATGAAGTGATAAGAAGTAGGGAACACATTGAGAGGTTCCCTGATTTTTCGCAGGATCTTTAGAGTTCATTAGCTAAAATTCTAATGAAAGTTTATAAAGGATGATGAAATTGCAAATCAACGACGGAAAGTATTTAAAATACAGACAGACTCCATTGCAAAATCGCTAGAGTTTTGATCAGAAAATAAATGCAATCGCTCGAGTATTTTATTCAATAATATCCTTGAAGGCGACATTGAATTTGGCGTCTAACAAAGTCAAATACTCTTTGCAAAAATCGTCATACGATTGTTTTGCCAAACCTTTTTTGCCCAAAGCATATAAGGATTTACACTTGATGATTATCGCTTCTTCGTTGAGCGGATCGTATTTAAGGATGGTATTGGCAATCAACTCTAGTAAGCTTAAGTTTTTATGATTGGTCGACAAAAAGTCCAAGCCGTCAATAATACGATTGGATACTTCAACTTTGAAAGGTTCAATCCACTCGTTTTGGACATCAGGACAAATTTCACCTGCCGAAATAATATTCAAAAATTCAACAATTTTATCTTCTTCGTTGCCTTCTTTTTTGATGTGTGCCAACATTTTGTTCACATACTGATAATCGCAGAATGTATTTTCGCCAAATTGGATGTTCCAATAGGTGTTTTCGTGATTCAATTCGACATCGCCAATTTTTTCGAGCAATAATTTAAGTTTGCTGATGTTCACGTTTTTATTGTTACGTGCGCTATTCTCGGATTTATCGTACCATAAATTTTCGATTACTTTGTGCGAAGTGATGCCTTTTTCGTTTTTGGATTTAGACATCAGAATCAATAAGAAAAGCTGTTTTAGGGTAGGGGTAAACTGAGAAGTAATGTCCTTGCCTTCTTTATCAAAAACTTCAAAACCTCCGAACAAATAGATGGCTGATTTTTTAATTTTGTTGTAAGCTGCGGGTTCATAATGTTCGTCGAATGCGGTTGATGCAGCCAGAGGTTCACGGCTAACGGTGGTTGTGGATTCTTTTTTGGGTTTTCTTTGCAGAAATAATACAATCAAAGCCAGAATAATCAGCACCAAAAGAATGGCGTAAAGGTAGGTTGTCCAAGGGGTTGCTTCTTTTTGAAACACGTCGGATTCAAGCATCGGCGGATACACCAAGGAATACATATTGACCGTCCCTTCATTGGCAGTAATGGCGCAAAGTTTGCTGCTATTAGCATCCAAAAATAAGTTGCCATTCGATTTAATATCGAGAAATTTATACGGAATCACATCAGGAAATACCGTGATGTCAAATTTATTAATACCAATTCGTGCCAGTTTTAAAGTGGTATTGAAGGTATTGTTGTCGTAAAGTAAAGAATAGAAATGATTGGATTGGGCATCGATAACCATTGAACCGACGGGTACAAATGGCGCTTGATCTAAATTGGCTCTTTCCCAGAGTTTACGGGTTTTGAAACCGTTAAAATCAACAGTATAAAGGTCATAATAGCAGTGGCTATTGACCGCCTGACTTCCTGATTTGCTGCCGTAGCCACCAAATATTAAGAATTTATCTTTGTTTAGGATTCCTGCCGAGCTTAAATACCTGGGATTGATAGTAGAATTGCCCTCAACTGACTGCCAAACTTCATTTTTGGGATGAATTTTTTTGAAACTGTTTTTGTATTTGTAATGGCCATAACCGCCAAAGGTAATCAGGCTGCCGTCTTGCGGAGAAATCAACTTATTGTGGTGCCAAAAATTAGGTTCGACACAATAGTTTTCGTTGCTTGACCAACTAAGGCTGTTGAAACTAAATTTGGAAATTAAATTTTTATCAAAGGAATACGACCAGATTTCGTTGGTTTTTTCGTTATAAATAAAATTATTTCCCTGACACGGAAAAGGCTTGTTTTTGTACCGTAGCGTGTCTAACTGTTGCGTTTTCAGATCGTAGGTATACACTGCTTTTTGGTCTATGAAGTAGACGAGACCTCGTTTTTCATTTGGAGCAATTCCCAGTAAGTTACTGAATCGCAATTGCTTAGCATTTTTCCAATACAAATGTTGATCTAAATGCCAAATTGGATTTAGAGTGGTGGCGAGGTCATTTTTAATTTCGTCATATACGCTGTTGTTTTTCAGGTGTTTGCCTAAAATCCAATTTCGAACAAGGGATTCCTCTTCGTATAAGCGGATGTGTTTGATACTCATTGGACTCACATCGGTGGTCACAAAATTTTTCAAATTGCTTTTACCGAAAACGATTTCGTAATCTTTCACTTCAGTCAAATCTTTGACTTTTTTTGTGATAATATGCCCATTTATCGACAAGGATATCGAGGAATTGAGGGCATCCACCTCGATTTTGAATTTCATCCATTTTTCGATACCGCCTTGAGGAATTTCTTTCCATTGAAAGGTAGATAAAATAGCGTTGTTGACCACCAATGTAAATACCGGATTCGATCCGCCTTCAAAATTGGAAATCAGGTCGATGTTATAGTTTTTGTTGCCTAAAATTTTAAAGATATTACCATAGTAACCGTCTGTGGGATGAAAGCTAGCTTCAAATTCCATCGCAAATCCATTGCTGAATCCAAAGGGTGTGGTAGGTGTTAGGTTAAGTGAGGTTCGCTTATCTTTATTTACTTTGTTTGATGAAAAAAGCAAGCCATTGTATGGGTTATCTTGAGCATAACCTAAACAAATCAAAAATGTAAAGAGGACAAGTAAAATTTTTTTCATTTAGTCGATTTGGATTGTGCTGTACTGCCTTCTATAAAATAACGTAATTATTTAAAAAACTTGAAAATGTATAAAAAAAAAGAGTGTTATCAATTAGCGCTGTTTTTTTTGCGAATATAATTCATTTTTTAAATTATATCGATATATTAAAATATTTTTCAATCAAATGTTGGTGCATTTGCCTTTAAATTTCACCTTGTATTTAACTCTAAATCAATAGATTTCAAAATCACCAAAATAAATATAGATATACCTATATATTACACTTCATTTTTTCGTTTTTTTTCGTGTAGTTTACGCTTTTAAATGGGCTTATTTTGTTTTTATTTAGCTGCCATAATTAGAGTTTTCCGAACCTGAGCAGGCGAAAATGCAAAATACTCTGCCATAGGTCTTTGCTGATTTTTGCAAGTTTAGGCTCGCGCGGAATTCTAGTAGAATAGATTGGTTTGGGATCGAAATGGAAGTTCAAAAATAGTGCTAATTCAGATTTTGGTACTAAAATCATAAGGTTTTAAAAATTAGTAGTACGATTATTTATAAATATTCAGTTCTGAACTATTGGATTAAGAAAAATGAGTCTGAAAAAAGGTGAATTTTCACAGGAGCTCAAGAAACTCTTAAAAAAGTGTTCTACTGGGTGTGTGGTGATAATAAATTTGAAATTAATGTAAACCACATAGAAAAGTAGTCGAAATTGTTAAAAAAGATTGACATAGAAAATTCTTTTTACACATAATAATATGAATACTATGCAAAAGCGAAGCTTTCTACAAATAGAATCTATATTCTAATAGCTATGGAAGCATAATATATACTATAGGGTAAAAAAAACTCCGCAACGTTTCCGCTTAAACCTATAAAAGTAATGTTTTGTGTTTCGTACAGATTTTACGATAGTAGAAAAACGTTATTTTTTTGAAATGTAAAAATAGGGGTAGTTTCAAGTGTTAAAATTGATTAAATAATGTTTTTTTTGGTGTTTTTTTTAGAAAAGATACAAATTAATAAAATATTAATAGATTTTTTATTGATTATTATTCCAATATTAAGCTAGCAGATTGAAATTTGTATCATTAATAATTGAAATCACGTATTGCAAAGAAAATCCTTTTAACAAAATTAACATTAATAATATGAACTAAAAAATAGCAAAGAGGGGCTGCCTCAAGAACAACAAATCCAAATTATAAACTAATCACATTTTGAATTTAAATTTATGAAAA is part of the Flavobacterium nackdongense genome and encodes:
- a CDS encoding xanthine dehydrogenase family protein molybdopterin-binding subunit, with product MKNDVITSEMATALLESRRGFLKKLGGGIIVTFTIGQWSILDGWANNPAAEVLNFNAYLRVKEDGRVDCYTGKIEMGQGVGTSLAQAVAEELEVSVYSIDMVMGDTELCPYDEGTWGSMTTRFVDPVLRAAAAEARIVLIGLAAAQLKVAPELLEVKEGIVYVKNEPSKKISYAALTKGQKIIEKLSDKPVLKKAKDFKVIGTSIVRLDAESKVSGKAKYSGDIKLPGMVYARIVRPAVFRSKKISLDASKLADFEGAQLLEDGNLVAVIHSNSEMAYAAAQTVKVKWESPKINVNQDTIFKHLENTIQTSKIHQEGGDLATGKTLSETVIEADYYDGYKAHASMETHCATCYFEGDKLTIWASTQTPFGTRKHIAKALNVELEKVHVKQILLGGGFGGKISDNQAVEAARIAKICGKPVQLIWSRREEFMLVGFRPAALMKVRSGVDRNGKLKLWNFDIYCAGTRGTSLFYEVEHNRTRMFDDKKAHPFDVGAWRAPGNNSTTFARESHIDVTAHKIGVDPLQFRLNNLNNERMSATLTLAAKTFGWDKPKKPSHGYGIALGEDAGTCVALIAEVFVDKATGVVQPIRMVCAQDMGQVINPHGATIQTEGGLTMGLGYALYEDIAFEGGDLKTTGFGNYEITRFSKTPPITCVFVDKKEAKPEGGGEPAIICVGGAIANAVFDACGARVNQMPISPERILAAMR
- a CDS encoding (2Fe-2S)-binding protein; this translates as MKQKISFTLNRETVTVTANGTDSLLTVLREYLDLTGTKFGCGQGECGACTVLIDNKAIRSCMVAVEDVAGAAIISIEGMSENGSLHPIQKAFITHDSMQCGFCTPGMIMNAYGLLLRNPKPSRTEIINGMEENLCRCGSYNRILDAIATAAQEMSKKPKL